The genomic stretch GCTAAACGCTGCTGGGGCCAAGACGGATCAACGGGAAGATACACGGCACCCGCTTTAAAAATACCGAAAATAATGGGCCACACATCGATAACGCGCGGCATACACAGCGCGACAACATCACCAGGTGCAATATTATTGGCCCTAAGATTTTGCGCTACATTATCCGATAAATGATTCAGCTGCTCATAGCTTAATTCGGCCTGTGCAGACTGCACGGCAACTGAATGCGGCTTGCTTACCGCCCAATGAGAAACAGACTCAACAATTGACTGCATAGCGCCTTTGATATTCCATATTATTAGGGCATTCCATGTTATCGGCTACACCGCTCACTAGCTTAGCGATACATGTACAAGTCTAGCAGGCCAAGTATTAATCAAAGCTATAACGCACATTGGCGCCACCTTTTAGCTCGTCATAATCACGAGCTTGCAGGTCGAATTCGCGTTCTTCATAGGCCACATAGACGCCTGCTGATAATTTTTCGGCTAACTGCCAGTTTAGGCCGGTACGATAGCTTACACTTTGGTAATCGCTTTGCGCTAAGCCGGTACTGCTAAAGCTTACATCCTGCCACTGCACACCTAAGCTGAGGGACATTAACCGTGTTAAGCGGTAAGCAAAGTTTACATTGGCTCGCAGCTCTTCATTATCACGCGGTAATACCTCGTAGGTTTCTTCTTCGTACATTAACGACACATTCAAGTCGCAGGTGCCGCATAAGTTGCTATTTTGATAACCCAACTCAACGCTGGCGCGCTCAAATACATCAACCTCGTTAAAGCTTGCTGAGTTTTCGCTTAAGCCCTCGTTATTGCTACCGCGCGAGGTGTCTGTTAGTTCTTGCAATATATTTAAGGTGATTGCCGAACTGCTTAGCTCATAGCTGGCATTGGCGTTTATGTATTGGCCGCTATAGTCTGCGCTTTCTCGCTGTGATTCGTTCACCCCAACCTTAATGGAATAATTCAGTTTTGACAGCTGCGCCTGATAACTTAAGGTATAGAGATAGTATTCGTAATCAAATTGGTCGTTATCGAACGTCACGTCATCGTAAGTCACTTGTGCGCCAAAACCATCGATTTTGCTAAGGGCATGATCCCAGCTTAAACTTGCCCCTATGCGCTCTGAATCTTGGCCGTCGGTATCTTCATACTTTATTGCGGTGTAACTTGGCGACAAGCTGAGGCTATCAACCTCGGAGGGGTGCATTATTAAATCGGCTCTTACTGAGGATATGGAGCGATCTTCGCGGTTATCTTCTACATCATTAAGGGTTTTATTTTTAATAACGTTTTTACGGCTATTTTCTAAGGTCCAAATTAGCTGCTTTTCAATTTGCTCATAGACTAATTTACCCGAGCCTGTTACCCGGGTTTGATCCTCGTAGCTATCTTGCTGATAAGTAGAGCGAGCCGCACTGTAATTGGCTGCTACCTGAACTTTGTCGCCGCTATGCTCGGCATTAACCGACGCTGACACGGTAGTTTTGAGGTCGCTTTGTTCATTAACAGCCTGCTTGGTCATATTGTCGCTATGCTCGGCATCCAAACCCACCGTAGCACTTAACTCTAAAGCATGGCCCGTAGAGCTAAACACAGCCGCTATGGCACAGGCCATGCTAAGTTTTTTAAATACAGCTACATCGATAGTTTTGTTCTTTATAGTTGTACACTTTATAGTTTTAGATGGTTTTTTTAACATGACCTTCGCCCTTATTCTTAACACAGCATACACGTTTGTTTTTATTATCATTGCCAGTCTTTAGTCTTTAGTCTTTAGTCTTTAGCGACTAGAGACTACCCACTAGCGACTTACCTTATTCATTATTAAACACTAACCCAGCAAAGCGCTCTTCGCCCACCGCATCAATACCCGCCAACACCTGATTGACACTAACTTTGCCAAAGGGCACAACTAAAACCGCTAAATCCACTTCGCTAGACAATATACGCGCCAACGATGATTCACTGACTGGCGGCACATCCAATACAATAAACCTATCATTATAACGGCCCTTTAAAGAGCTAATAAGCTCGCGCATACGGCTTGAGGCCATGCGCTCTACTGAGGTATCACTGCCCATGCCTGGCGGAATAACTCTTACCCTAGGGATACCTGCTGAGTAAATTATATCTTTGGCGTCTAGGGTTTCATCTTCTAGGTAGTCCACTAAACCATAGCCTTCTAAACCACCCAGCACGGTTGCAGCAAAGGAGTGCTCGTGATTACAATCTATATAAATAGCCGTTTTACCTTCATCCAGTGCAAATGAAGCTGCCGCATTCATGGCTACAAAGCTACCGCCGCCACCAGCGCTTAACGAGCTTACTAATAAGACGAAATTATTGCCTTTATGCTTTTGTACCAATTTTGCCCGTAAGTCACGAAAAGCATTAAGCACCTCCCGCTGCTGCATGCCGGGATAAATTAATTTTAACGCGGTGAGCTCTTCTAAAGACTTCTGCGGCACCTCAGCCATGTCGCGAATATCGTTTTTGTCTTCTACTTTTGCTTCTGCTTTTGCTTCTAGTCTCGTCATGCTAGCGCTTCCTTATATAGAGCCTGAGATACGTGCATAGGCTATACCGGCATAAACCACTGCCCCCGCCGCTAATAACATCGCTAATAGTAGTATGTCTTTACGCAGTAAACGTTTTACAAAAGGGGTGTTTACATGCGGCACTACTGCCAGTATTTCTATGCCTTCTGGCAACGCCTCTCTAAGCTGCATAGCAGAGCGCACCCGCGGGTCCAACATGACATAGGCAATGATTAAGCCTATAGGCAATAACAAACCGATTAACGGCCCGGCAATAACAAAATGCAAAAACTGTAAGCCTGATGGTTTTAAAGGGTACACCGCTGGCTCTTGAATTTTATAGCTTACGCCCTGCCCTTCGATATCCAAGGTCATCGAAAGCCTTGCTTTCTCTTTGCTCTCTAGCATATCTTCATAGATGTTTTTAGTGACGTCATAGTCGCGAACTAACTCAGAGAGATCAGCAGTGCGCGATGCCACTCGCTCTGCCCGCGCGTACTCTTCTTCTAGCATTCTGCCCATCGCCTCTAGGCGTTTCTTTTGGCTACGAACATCGACAGCGCTTTCGGACAGCCTTACCCGCAACTCTTCGTATAGCGGGTTTTCTTTAGAATTATTATTACTACTGGTGCCTATATAGGTATCACCCTGTAGCGATTTAATAATATTTTGTTGCTCGGCGATTTGCTCTTTTAAGGTCACTACATCGGGGTATGTTTCTTGGTAGCTTAAACGCAATAGGTCTAAACGCTCACTAAGAATGGCAAGCCGCTCACGCTGCTCATCAACTTTATCACGGGTAGTGAGGTAAGCACTTTCGTTCTCTATCTGCTGCTCTAAGGATGATTTTCTTGCAGAACTTTCATCAATCGTCAGCTTCAACTCTTCAATTTGCGTACGCAATGTTCCTATCCGCGAGTTAACACTGGCCTGGGTGCCATCTAAACTTTTAGACTTAAACTCCTTGAGCTGTTGCTCGGCCAATACTAACTGGCGCTTATAGCCTTCTACTTGCTGGGCAATAAACTCATAGGCGTCACGGCTTTCTTTACGGCGGCGGTCAGAGGTATCTTTAATAAACGCATCAACTACGGCATTTAATACCGTAAAGGAGCGCTCTGGTGATGGATGCCGATAAAC from Dasania marina DSM 21967 encodes the following:
- a CDS encoding XrtA system polysaccharide chain length determinant gives rise to the protein METALLAELAQAVWREIIQWRKWVIATVLLGAFAVLGAGFFWAEQYETDTLLYADVTNIIQPLLKGKAEVTNIDRTSEVSEIIYTRRILKRVADDVGLIDPDMELNRQEAVISGLRDQIGVENAGKNFLRIVYRHPSPERSFTVLNAVVDAFIKDTSDRRRKESRDAYEFIAQQVEGYKRQLVLAEQQLKEFKSKSLDGTQASVNSRIGTLRTQIEELKLTIDESSARKSSLEQQIENESAYLTTRDKVDEQRERLAILSERLDLLRLSYQETYPDVVTLKEQIAEQQNIIKSLQGDTYIGTSSNNNSKENPLYEELRVRLSESAVDVRSQKKRLEAMGRMLEEEYARAERVASRTADLSELVRDYDVTKNIYEDMLESKEKARLSMTLDIEGQGVSYKIQEPAVYPLKPSGLQFLHFVIAGPLIGLLLPIGLIIAYVMLDPRVRSAMQLREALPEGIEILAVVPHVNTPFVKRLLRKDILLLAMLLAAGAVVYAGIAYARISGSI